The window GAGTCATATAAGAGAGACAAAACCAAAATCAGACTTTGAAAAATCATACATCAATGCTTAGGTTCTATTGAAGAAGCAGTTTCTAAGTCATGTCTTAAGATAAACCTTCTCTACTGAAACAATGACACTATGACAAAAGGTTACCTTGGCAACAGCTTTGGGAGGATATTCTCCGTTTAGTCTTGCATCAACGCACTGCTTCACCTTGTCTTCACTCAGTTTAGGAGTTGCCTGCGACACACATTATGATGATCAATATGAGTAAACCAGAAAAAAAGAAGCAGAGTTAAACTAAGCATTACCCATGTAACGAGACTCTGCTGTCCTCGTGGTAAGGTATGATCAACTGGCTTACGACCTGTGAGGAGCTCTAGCAGAACAACTCCAAAACTATAGACATCACTCTTTGTGCTCAATGTCCCTGTCATTGCATACCTGAAAATgcagaaccaaaaaaaaaatgtttgggtTTAAGACCCTAGTTTGGTCAATTATAAGAGATGCAAGGCATACAACAACGTTAAGATGTGACAAAACAATGTCAAAACTTAATCCAAGGAAGGACTTAATGTCTCAAAAACACTAAGATAATGATAACAAAAGTCTCTGAGCACGAGTTGAATGTAACCACATTGATTAGTCTGAACAAAAACAATTCAAATAAACAAGTAAAGGGCTTACTCTGGAGCGTGATAACCAAACGTTCCCAGCACACGAGTTGAGTGAAGGCGAGCAGCCATGTCAGGGGCTTGGTTAGAGAGATCGAAGTCAGCAATCTTGGCAACATCATCGTCAAACAAAAGCACATTGCTGGATTTGATGTCTCGGTGAACAACATGAGGGTTCGCCTTCTCATGCAAGTACTCGAGTCCCCTAGCCGCACCAACAGCAATTTTAACTCTCTGGTTCCACGACAGAACAGGACCTGGCTGTGCTCCTTTCACTCCTTTTCTACCTACACCCAACAAACTCACCACATTTCATTAGTAAAATAGCTTCACATCTACAAGTATTACCGAATCAATGTTTTAGACTAAATAACTTACCATGAAGAATATCATGAAGAGATCCATTAGGAGCAAACTCATAAGCAAGAACACGGAGTGGGCCATCAACGCAATATCCCAGAAGTGCAACAACATTGTCTTGTCTCAATCTCGAAACCATTGATACCTAATTAACATTATTTACATCAGTAACTAAGCAGCAACTCAACTTTAACGGTTTGATTTGCTTAAGTAGCATTTGTACCTGTGCGAGAAACTCTTGATCAGGCTGCTTACTGGAATCAAGT is drawn from Brassica rapa cultivar Chiifu-401-42 chromosome A05, CAAS_Brap_v3.01, whole genome shotgun sequence and contains these coding sequences:
- the LOC103869688 gene encoding receptor-like cytoplasmic kinase 1, encoding MSCFGCCGGDDFRRVAETGPKPVYGAGGHGGGHHVRTDPPKNTPVIQMQPISVPAIPADELKDITDNYGSKSLIGEGSYGRVFYGVLRSGKAAAIKKLDSSKQPDQEFLAQVSMVSRLRQDNVVALLGYCVDGPLRVLAYEFAPNGSLHDILHGRKGVKGAQPGPVLSWNQRVKIAVGAARGLEYLHEKANPHVVHRDIKSSNVLLFDDDVAKIADFDLSNQAPDMAARLHSTRVLGTFGYHAPEYAMTGTLSTKSDVYSFGVVLLELLTGRKPVDHTLPRGQQSLVTWATPKLSEDKVKQCVDARLNGEYPPKAVAKLAAVAALCVQYEADFRPNMSIVVKALQPLLNPPRSAPQTPHRNNPY